Proteins encoded in a region of the Kryptolebias marmoratus isolate JLee-2015 linkage group LG14, ASM164957v2, whole genome shotgun sequence genome:
- the nup214 gene encoding nuclear pore complex protein Nup214 isoform X5, whose translation MGDDTDSPPEREMKDFQFRQMKKVQVFEPADKMPKDRSSLLTISNKFGLTFVGLDRTFKVYFTQDVLAADKADGNSYEVVKGIAPLAEVTVELNLHHLALSCDELTLSVCGTSEEAGLSLTFYDVRTFMNRARPQKVPFASLQPAVGPGTSTQDLKWNPAHPSMLAACLSDGSMMILDVTDTVKVQAQLPAASGITCISWSPKGKQVAAGKMNATVSQYTPALEEKRVIPCPHFYTSDDPVKALDVLWLRTYAFAVAYAAADGCLETPPELVLISLPKKDEKVETKYLNFGDSVYGINTERQHHYFLSHIEDWDLLFAASAASIEVSVMARQDEKVWELWLLEDASRAELPVTATSEDTLPLGLAVDYTSQQEIHITDEKTLPPAPIMLMLSTEGLLCPFALLNQNPGVKQLVSPSTTLSLEGERLPKPGSLITQPTKLAASAPSAPASFPNLGFTSAAASSTPAPAASSSSAAPFSFVSSTPVSSSSSGFTFSVPATFSATSAPSAPSVFSVGGAAPFGSGPSIFPFASRPPSETPSSLSAFSLGTAAVKALPAAAPTATPQSLSTASPPNVKLNLNDRFSPVETPPPAFPFNSALPKTAVSISSSMSATSLPATKSQAGLAPVRPVQTSTPTNIVQKPAPAAQTRVQTPQATVSTKALEKQLQQKREIDPIMTGILEEIAHFQKELDDLKTRSAKADFKLGTNDEMKALRKESEDLHIFTLEIKETTESLHGDIGTLKTTLLEGFSSAEEAKTQSELSKDRNYRQLLYKKPLDPRSEEQLKEIRRLYQYVTFAVEDVNDVLDVEWEKHLEKKKKQKHMVVPGREGLFTTLSNNLYIINQQRSTLDQLVQDLTSLRLYSKTAAPSVKQNTATATTAGLETELEILKSALLKARLDDTPPKPKAKSPAVKLSPAKQSQLRNFLSKGQMPPVRSTAPANLSRSAFLSPKYYEDLDDASSTSSLSQSLEPHPPHLELEEEELQPLQLPPLSALAPSLTTPRHPTVVRTPSIQPGFGAIQSTPLTKIHPVPGVGFGLSPIASPVLTNKINLSGAESTALATKTVKHGAPPAERTVPVTISAQQAAATAALRRQMANQKTAVVSTSLTESTLKTVPQVVNVQELRDKEPPVPVSSIISSTLPELTTQAFATSPANQVKRIADSSASEDRVLTTGNTTASVQKMSSESTSIPQTGFVFGQPSKSDVSVVPVGSTEQSSSKPFSFTSGSSGFGFSSVTQGAGTSQVKDVNKFSFGGNGKALFGQTGEQPFSLTPKSTSSGLGSQSPTLVPNTSSEAAKNTPAVTAFRTDSQLPKTTGGETLGIFSGLRVGQGEEAKDSATKPASFTFGDASLGLGKGVQNFSFGPTDLSKGTAPNSLFKPPDSNAKPAFSVPPPTSAASALPTSFGSLLTPSLESSEEPKAPQQLSDPTPPPEEERPTTSEPAAESSSQSVAPEPAVEAATAATPAASTPALPSATTVSNPELPPAYTAAAEATPTSPATAPPTTEAPSDPAFAASVPTSAPATDAPVSQSPPAPFQVPTSEKPGSIFTQPAPVVTDSSSIGVTPVISTAAPAATTSTPAVADSTATTAASSVFGQPAAPPATSAPASTGFGSPGFGSSAGASFGKSVFGQINAFGQPASSSGTSAGFSFTQSAFGATSSSATTGGSSLFGSATPSNASSFSFGTSSANTASNTGTGLFGQNTAPAFGQSSGFGQGSVFGSNTTTSSSSGFSFGQSGFGCPPATSVFGQQSSSGGLFGQQQSSLFGSSSANTAASSTSGGFFSGLGGKPSEDAANKNPFGTTASPGAFGQAAQTGTTSLFGNSGAKAFGFGQSTFGEQKPSGTFTTGGGSVASQGFGSFSTPQKTGGFGSPQVFGSPPSFSSSPAFGGAASFGSSPSFSNPMGSSTGKVFGEGTAASNMGGFGFASAPSAPSFGALANQSAPSFGSLAQQGTGFGSQPSSFSSFGQPQPQTGGFSGSTFGSANQSNPQTFSSWRS comes from the exons ATGGGCGACGACACGGACAGCCCCCCTGAGAGGGAAATGAAG GATTTCCAGTTTCGTCAGATGAAGAAAGTCCAGGTGTTTGAGCCCGCTGACAAAATGCCCAAAGACAGATCTAGTCTGCTGACCATCTCGAACAAGTTTGGCTTAACGTTCGTGGGGCTTGACAGAACATTTAAAGTGTACTTTACTCAAGATGTTCTTGCTGCTGATAAAGCTGATGGGAACTCCTACGAAGTAG TCAAAGGGATAGCACCGCTGGCTGAGGTGACTGTGGAGCTGAATTTGCATCACTTGGCTCTCAGTTGTGACGAACTCACTCTGTCAGTATGTGGTACATCAGAGGAGGCGGGCTTGTCCCTTACGTTCTACGATGTCCGCACATTCATGAACAGG GCAAGACCCCAGAAGGTGCCGTTCGCGTCCCTGCAGCCAGCTGTGGGTCCTGGGACTTCGACGCAGGACTTGAAGTGGAATCCTGCTCATCCATCCATGTTGGCGGCCTGCTTGTCTGATGGCAGCATGATGATTCTGGATGTTACAGACACCGTCAAAGTGCAGGCTCAGCTGCCTGCTGCTAGTGGCATCACCTGCA TTTCTTGGAGTCCAAAAGGAAAGCAGGTTGCGGCGGGGAAAATGAACGCCACAGTCAGTCAGTATACACCA GCACTAGAAGAAAAGAGAGTTATCCCATGTCCACATTTTTACACCTCAGATGACCCGGTCAAAG CTCTGGATGTGTTGTGGCTGAGAACATATGCGTTTGCTGTGGCATACGCTGCTGCAGACGGGTGTCTGGAGACCCCTCCTGAGCTAGTGTTGATTTCCTTACCT aaaaaggatgaaaaagtGGAGACAAAGTATCTGAACTTCGGTGACAGTGTGTACGGCATCAACACGGAGCGACAACATCACTACTTCCTAAGTCACATAGAGGACTG GGATCTTCTGTTTGCGGCGTCAGCAGCGTCTATCGAGGTCAGCGTGATGGCCAGGCAAGACGAGAAG GTGTGGGAACTTTGGCTTCTCGAAGATGCAAGTAGAGCAGAACTTCCTGTGACTGCGACGAGCGAGGACACTCTGCCCCTCGGCCTAGCTGTAGACTACACCAGCCAGCAGGAGATCCACATCA CTGACGAGAAGACGTTGCCTCCAGCACCCATCATGCTGATGTTGTCTACGGAGGGGTTACTCTGCCCGTTTGCTCTCCTCAACCAAAATCCTGGGGTTAAACAGCTGGTCTCGCCCTCTACTACCCTCAGCTTGGAAGGAGAGAGACTGCCAAAGCCAG GTTCTCTGATAACCCAGCCAACCAAACTTGCTGCTTCAGCTCCATCTGCTCCAGCATCATTCCCAAACCTTGGTTTTACTTCAGCAGCTGCTTCCAGTACTCCGGCCCCCgctgcctcttcctcctctgcagcccCATTCAGCTTTGTTTCTTCAACGCCTGTGTCATCGTCTTCGTCAGGGTTTACTTTTTCAGTTCCAGCTACCTTCTCCGCCACCTCAGCCCCTTCAGCCCCTTCAGTGTTCTCCGTCGGGGGAGCTGCACCTTTTGGCTCTGGGCCCTCAATCTTCCCCTTTGCTTCCAGACCTCCCTCTGAAACTCCCTCTTCACTCTCAGCCTTTTCGCTCGGCACCGCCGCCGTCAAAGCCCTGCCAGCAGCAGCCCCGACTGCAACACCTCAGAGCCTTTCCACGGCATCACCACCTAATGTCAAATTAAACCTAAATGACAG gttttcacCAGTGGAGACTCCGCCACCAGCTTTCCCCTTTAATTCCGCTCTGCCCAAAACTGCTGTTTCCATTTCCAGCAGCATGAGTGCCACTTCACTCCCAGCCACCAAGTCACAGGCTGGATTAG ccCCAGTGCGCCCAGTTCAGACCAGCACTCCTACCAATATTGTGCAGAAACCTGCTCCTGCTGCACAAACCCGTGTCCAAACTCCACAG GCAACTGTTAGCACGAAGGCTCTGGAGAAGCAGCTACAACAGAAGAGAGAGATTGACCCCATTATGACTGGTATATTGGAGGAG ATTGCACACTTCCAGAAGGAGTTGGATGACCTGAAGACTCGCAGTGCAAAAGCCGACTTTAAGCTGGGCACTAATGATGAGATGAAGGCGCTGAGAAAAGAGTCGGAGGATCTTCATATTTTCACCTTGGAGATCAAGGAAACTACAGAG TCTCTCCATGGGGACATTGGTACACTGAAGACCACTTTACTGGAGGGCTTTTCTAGTGCAGAAGAAGCTAAAACCCAGAGTGAGCTGAGCAAAGACAGAAATTACAGACAGCTGCTGTACAAAAAGCCTCTGGATCCACGCAGCGAGGAGCAGCTCAAG GAGATCCGCAGGCTGTACCAGTATGTCACTTTTGCTGTGGAGGACGTTAATGACGTGTTGGATGTAGAATgggagaaacatctggagaagaagaaaaaacagaa ACACATGGTTGTGCCCGGCCGTGAGGGTCTGTTCACGACGCTATCCAACAACCTGTACATCATCAACCAGCAGAGGAGTACGCTGGATCAGCTGGTGCAGGATCTCACCTCGCTGCGCCTCTACAGCAAAACGGCTGCTCCTTCAGTGAAGCAAAATACTGCAACTGCAACCACGGCTGG gttgGAAACTGAGCTTGAAATTTTAAAGAGCGCATTGCTGAAAGCCAGGCTGGACGATACTCCTCCGAAGCCAAAAGCCAAATCTCCAG cagtcaagTTATCACCAGCTAAACAGTCCCAGCTGCGCAACTTCCTGTCAAAGGGCCAGATGCCTCCAGTGCGCTCAACAGCACCAG cCAACCTGTCTCGTTCAGCCTTCCTTTCCCCGAAATACTACGAGGATCTGGATGATGCGAGCTCGACGTCCTCCCTGTCCCAGTCGCTGGAGCCTCACCCGCCTCACTTGGagctggaagaggaggaacTGCAGCCGCTGCAGCTTCCACCTCTGTCTGCCTTGGCGCCATCATTAACCACCCCCCGCCACCCCACGGTTGTAAGGACCCCCTCTATCCAGCCGGGCTTCGGAGCCATCCAGTCCACTCCTCTAACAAAGATTCACCCGGTACCAGGTGTAGGCTTTGGTCTCAGTCCTATTGCTAGTCCTG TTCTGACCAATAAGATCAACCTCAGTGGGGCTGAAAGCACGGCTCTTGCCACAAAGACGGTAAAGCATGGAGCTCCACCAGCAGAGAGGACCGTACCTGTCACCATCTCTGCCCAGCAGGCTGCAGCCACTGCCGCTCTGCGCAGACAGATGGCAAATCAGAAGACCG CTGTCGTCAGTACTTCCTTGACAGAGTCCACCCTGAAGACCGTCCCCCAGGTGGTCAATGTTCAGGAGCTCAGGGACAAAGAGCCGCCTGTTCCGGTTTCTTCCATCATCAG CTCCACGCTGCCAGAACTGACAACTCAGGCGTTTGCAACAAGTCCTGCCAACCAAGTCAAACGG ATTGCTGACAGTTCGGCATCTGAAGACAGAGTATTAACTACAGGG AATACAACAGCAAGCGTCCAAAAGATGTCCTCTGAAAGCACATCCATCCCACAGACAGGCTTTGTATTTG GTCAACCATCCAAATCAGATGTTTCTGTGGTTCCTGTTGGTTCGACAGAGCAAAGCAGCAGCAAGCCTTTCTCCTTCACTTCTGG ATCATCGGGCTTCGGTTTTTCCTCTGTCACACAAGGAGCTGGAACGTCCCAAG TCAAAGATGTGAATAAATTCTCTTTTGGTGGAAACGGCAAAGCACTGTTTGGTCAGACTGGAGAACAGCCATTCTCCCTCACCCCGAAGTCCACCTCCTCTGGTCTTGGCAGTCAGTCCCCCACTTTGGTTCCAAACACATCAAGCGAAGCAGCCAAAAACACGCCCGCTGTCACTGCTTTCAGGACGGACTCACAACTCCCAAAGACAACTGGAGGAGAGACACTAGGCATATTTTCTGGGCTACGTGTCGGCCAAGGAGAAGAAGCCAAAGATTCGGCAACAAAACCTGCTTCATTTACGTTTGGGGACGCTAGTCTTGGCCTGGGCAAGGGAGTGCAGAACTTTAGCTTTGGTCCGACAGACTTATCCAAGGGGACAGCGCCGAACAGTTTGTTCAAACCTCCTGATTCAAACGCCAAGCCAGCCTTTTCCGTTCCTCCTCCTAcctcagctgcttcagctctACCTACATCCTTCGGCAGCCTCCTCACACCTTCTTTGGAGTCATCAGAGGAGCCGAAAGCTCCCCAGCAGCTTTCAGACCCCACACCACCCCCCGAAGAAGAACGGCCTACGACAAGTGAACCTgctgcagagagcagcagtcagTCCGTAGCACCAGAGCCTGCGGTGGAGGCAGCAACCGCAGCAACACCTGCAGCATCAACACCTGCACTTCCTTCAGCCACAACTGTCTCTAATCCCGAGCTGCCACCTGCCTacactgcagcagctgaagcaacCCCTACATCACCAGCCACTGCTCCACCCACAACAGAAGCCCCCTCAGATCCAGCTTTTGCTGCTTCTGTGCCCACTTCGGCTCCTGCTACAGATGCCCCCGTCTCCCAGTCACCCCCTGCGCCATTTCAAGTGCCCACATCTGAAAAGCCAGGTTCCATTTTTACTCAGCCTGCTCCTGTGGTAACAGACAGCAGCTCCATTGGAGTCACACCGGTCATCAGCACAGCTGCTCCTGCAGCCACCACTTCCACCCCTGCAGTTGCTGATAGTACAGCAACTACTGCTGCTAGCTCTGTGTTCGGGcaacctgctgctcctcctgccaCCTCGGCCCCAGCATCCACAGGATTCGGCTCACCTGGCTTTGGCTCATCAGCTGGAGCTAGTTTTGGTAAATCTGTGTTTGGCCAAATAAATGCTTTTGGCCAACCTGCCAGCAGCTCTGGGACATCTGCCGGCTTTTCTTTTACCCAATCTGCATTTGGAGCCACATCTAGTAGCGCAACTACTGGAGGAAGCAGTCTTTTCGGGTCCGCTACTCCAAGCAACGCGAGCTCCTTCTCCTTTGGCACAAGCAGCGCCAACACAGCCAGCAACACAGGGACAGGGTTGTTTGGACAAAACACGGCCCCAGCATTCGGTCAGAGTTCCGGATTTGGGCAAGGATCTGTGTTTGGAAGCAACACCACCACATCTTCATCTTCTGGCTTCAGCTTTGGTCAGTCAG gttttggCTGCCCTCCTGCCACCTCTGTGTTTGGTCAGCAGTCTTCTTCTGGCGGCTTATTTGGACAG CAGCAATCAAGTCTGTTTGGGTCAAGTTCAGCTAATACAGCGGCCTCATCTACCAGCGGCGGGTTCTTCAGTGGCCTGGGAGGCAAACCGAGCGAGGACGCCGCCAACAAGAACCCATTTGGAACCACTGCCTCGCCTGGCGCATTTGGGCAGGCCGCTCAGACTG GTACCACCAGTCTGTTTGGAAATAGTGGCGCGAAGGCCTTCGGTTTTGGCCAGTCCACCTTCGGGGAGCAGAAACCCAGCGGGACCTTCACCACAGGTGGGGGGAGTGTTGCGTCTCAAGGCTTTGGCTCCTTCTCTACACCACAAAAAACAG GTGGTTTTGGCAGCCCTCAGGTGTTTGGCAGCCCCCCTTCTTTCAGCAGCTCCCCGGCCTTCGGCGGCGCCGCCTCGTTCGGCTCGAGTCCTTCTTTCAGCAATCCCATGGGTTCCTCGACGGGGAAGGTGTTCGGGGAGGGAACAGCCGCCTCAAACATGGGAGGCTTTGG GTTTGCCTCGGCCCCCAGTGCCCCTTCCTTCGGCGCTCTGGCCAATCAGAGCGCTCCGTCATTCGGGAGCTTGGCCCAGCAGGGCACTGGATTTGGAAGTCAGCCCAGCAGCTTCTCGAGTTTTGGTCAGCCACAGCCACAGACTGGAG GATTCTCCGGAAGCACCTTTGGGTCTGCAAACCA atcaAATCCTCAAACATTTTCCAGCTGGAGGAGctag